Proteins encoded together in one Neobacillus sp. FSL H8-0543 window:
- a CDS encoding Rrf2 family transcriptional regulator produces MSISSRFSVGIHILALIEINKSGVSTSEFLAGSVNTNPAVIRKIMGMLKNAGLVNVRPGVAGAELAKELAEITLFDVYKAVNVVQEKELFTVHDNPNPECPVGRNIQNTIEPLFTTAQLAMEKVLRSLTLEDVVKDITIKENIC; encoded by the coding sequence ATGTCAATTAGTAGTCGATTTTCTGTAGGCATTCATATATTAGCTCTTATTGAAATAAATAAAAGTGGAGTAAGCACATCAGAGTTTTTAGCTGGAAGTGTAAACACAAATCCTGCGGTAATCAGAAAAATTATGGGAATGCTTAAAAATGCAGGATTGGTAAACGTTCGACCTGGCGTAGCAGGAGCGGAACTCGCCAAGGAATTAGCTGAAATAACTCTGTTTGATGTTTATAAGGCAGTGAATGTTGTACAGGAAAAAGAGTTATTTACTGTGCATGATAATCCAAATCCTGAATGTCCAGTCGGTAGGAACATCCAGAATACAATTGAACCATTATTCACAACAGCCCAATTGGCAATGGAGAAAGTTTTAAGAAGTCTTACTTTAGAAGATGTTGTGAAGGATATTACTATTAAAGAAAATATCTGTTAA